A section of the Neofelis nebulosa isolate mNeoNeb1 chromosome 12, mNeoNeb1.pri, whole genome shotgun sequence genome encodes:
- the LRRC26 gene encoding leucine-rich repeat-containing protein 26, whose protein sequence is MGQQALSSAPMRSLSSLSRWPSPMLLLLLLSPWSVWAQLSAAATSSGTPGTPDCPEACACAPGGQANCSRRALPAVPAGLSRRVRALLLDHNRVRALPPGAFVGAGTLLRLDLRENGLRWVHARAFWSLGALQQLDLSANQLEALAPGTFSPLRALRSLSLAGNRLARLEPAALGALPLLYALSLQDNELPALARGLLAGLPALRALRLRGNPWVCGCALRPLCSWLRRHPRPAPEAETLLCVLPGRLTLRPLTALTDAAFSHCAQRLSPRDLAVVYALGPVSFLASLAACLALGSVLTACRTRRCRATALGPLRRALDPGPGSPAAAAQD, encoded by the exons ATGGGGCAGCAGGCCTTGAGCTCTGCCCCCATGCGGAGCCTCTCCTCCCTCTCGCGGTGGCCGTCCCCgatgttgctgctgctgctgctgtcgcCGTGGTCAGTCTGGGCCCAGTTGTCGGCCGCGGCCACCTCCTCGGGAACCCCAGGCACCCCGGACTGCCCGGAGGCGTGCGCGTGCGCGCCGGGCGGCCAGGCCAACTGCTCGAGGCGCGCGCTGCCCGCCGTGCCTGCGGGCCTGAGCCGGCGCGTGCGCGCGCTGCTGCTGGACCACAACCGTGTGCGCGCGCTGCCGCCCGGCGCTTTCGTGGGCGCTGGCACGCTGCTGCGCCTGGACCTGCGCGAGAACGGGCTGCGCTGGGTGCACGCGCGGGCCTTCTGGAGCTTGGGCGCGCTGCAGCAGCTCGACCTCAGCGCCAACCAGTTGGAGGCGCTGGCGCCCGGCACCTTTTCGCCCTTGCGCGCGCTGCGTTCCCTCTCGCTGGCAGGCAATCGGCTGGCGCGCCTGGAGCCGGCGGCGCTGGGCGCGCTCCCGCTGCTGTACGCGCTCAGCCTGCAGGACAACGAGCTGCCTGCGCTCGCGCGGGGACTGCTGGCCGGCCTGCCCGCTCTCCGCGCACTGCGCCTGCGCGGCAACCCTTGGGTCTGCGGCTGCGCGCTGCGTCCGCTCTGCTCCTGGCTGCGGCGGCACCCGCGGCCGGCGCCAG AGGCCGAGACGCTGCTCTGCGTGTTGCCAGGGCGCCTGACGCTCAGACCCTTGACCGCCTTAACGGACGCCGCCTTCAGCCACTGCGCGCAGCGGCTCTCCCCCCGGGACCTGGCTGTGGTCTACGCGCTCGGGCCCGTCTCCTTTCTCGCCAGCCTGGCCGCCTGCCTGGcgctgggctccgtgctcaccGCCTGCCGCACGCGCCGCTGCCGCGCCACCGCCCTCGGCCCGCTGAGGAGAGCGCTGGACCCTGGCCCCGGGAGCCCCGCGGCCGCTGCTCAGGACTGA
- the ANAPC2 gene encoding anaphase-promoting complex subunit 2: MATAVRDGDPGPAQELLVAWNTVSTGLVPPAALGLASSRTSGAVPPKEEELRAAVEVLRAHGLHSVLEEWFVEVLQNDLQANISLEFWNTISQRENCADEPQCLLLLLDAFGLLESRLDPYLHSLELLEKWTRLGLLMGAGAQGLREKVHTTLRGVLFFSTPRTFQEMIQRLYGRFLRVYMQSKRKGEGGTDPELEGELDSRYARRRYYRLLQSPLCAGCGSDKQQCWCRQALEQFHQLSQVLHRLSLLERVSAEAVTTTLHQVTRERMEDRCRGEYERSFLREFHKWIERVVGWLGKVFLQDGPARPASPEAGNTLRRWRCHVQRFFYRIYAGLRIEELFSIIRDFPDSRPAIEDLKYCLERTDQRQQLLLSLKAALETRLLHPGVNTCDIITLYISAIKALRVLDPSMVILEVACEPIRRYLRTREDTVRQIVAGLTGDSDGTGDLAVELSKTDPASLETGQDSEDDSGEPEDWVPDPVDADPGKSSSKRRSSDIISLLVSIYGSKDLFINEYRSLLADRLLHQFSFSPEREIRNVELLKLRFGEAPMHFCEVMLKDMADSRRINANIREEDEKRPVEEQPPFGVYAVILSGEFWPPFKDEKLEVPEDIREALEVYCKKYEKLKAMRTLSWKHTLGLVTMDVELADRTLSVAVTPVQAVVLLYFQDQASWTLEELSKVVKMPVALLRRRMSVWLQQGVLREEPAGTFSVVEEERPQDRDSMVLLDSDDESDSGMASQADQKEEELLLFWTYIQAMLTNLESLSLERIYSMLRMFVVTGPALAEIDLQELQGFLQKKVRDQQLVYSAGVYRLPKSCS, encoded by the exons ATGGCGACGGCGGTGCGAGACGGCGACCCCGGGCCGGCACAGGAACTGTTGGTGGCCTGGAACACCGTGAGCACCGGGCTGGTGCCGCCGGCCGCGTTGGGACTG GCGTCCTCCCGGACCAGCGGTGCGGTGCCGCCAAAGGAGGAGGAGCTCCGGGCGGCGGTGGAGGTTTTGAGGGCCCACGGTCTGCATTCGGTCCTGGAGGAGTGGTTTGTAGAGGTGCTGCAGAACGACCTGCAGGCCAACATCTCCCTTGAGTTCTGGAATACTATCTCCCAGCGTGAGAACTGTGCAGACGAGCCCCAGTGCCTTCTGCTTCTCCTTGACGCTTTCGGCCTGTTGGAGAGCCGCCTGGATCCCTACCTGCATAGTCTAGAGCTGCTGGAGAAATGGACTCGCCTGGGCTTGCTGATGGGCGCAGGCGCTCAGGGGCTGCGGGAAAAAGTCCACACCACCTTGCGGGGCGTCCTGTTCTTTTCCACTCCCAGAACCTTTCAGGAGATGATTCAGCGCCTCTATGGGCGCTTTTTGAGAGTCTACATGCAGAGtaagaggaagggggaagggggcacAGACCCAGAACTAGAGGGGGAATTGGACAGCAGGTATGCCCGTCGCCGGTACTACCGGCTTCTGCAGAGCCCGTTGTGCGCGGGATGCGGCAGTGACAAGCAGCAGTGCTGGTGCCGCCAGGCCCTGGAGCAGTTTCACCAGCTCAGCCAGGTCCT ACACAGGCTGAGTCTGTTGGAGCGGGTCAGTGCGGAGGCTGTGACCACCACCCTGCACCAGGTGACCAGGGAGAGAATGGAGGACCGCTGTCGGGGCGAGTACGAGCGCTCCTTCCTGCGGGAGTTCCACAAG TGGATCGAGAGGGTGGTCGGCTGGCTCGGCAAGGTATTCCTGCAGGATGGCCCCGCCAGGCCCGCGTCCCCGGAGGCTGGCAACACACTGCGCCGGTGGCGCTGCCACGTGCAGAGGTTTTTCTACCGTATCTATGCCGGCCTACGCATCGAGGAGCTCTTCAGCATCATCCGAG ACTTCCCAGACTCCCGGCCAGCCATCGAGGACCTCAAATACTGCCTGGAAAGGACTGACCAGAGGCAGCAGCTGCTCCTGTCTCTCAAGGCTGCCCTGGAGACACGGCTTCTCCATCCAG GGGTCAACACGTGCGACATCATCACCCTGTATATATCCGCCATCAAGGCACTGCGTGTGCTCGACCCTTCCATGGTCATCCTGGAGGTGGCTTGTGAGCCCATTCGCCGCTACCTGAG GACGCGGGAGGACACGGTGCGGCAGATTGTAGCTGGGCTGACGGGGGACTCAGATGGGACGGGGGACTTGGCTGTCGAGCTGTCCAAGACAGACCCGGCGAGCCTGGAGACTGGTCAGGACAGCGAGGATGACTCTGGCGAGCCCGAGGACTGGGTCCCTGACCCTGTGGATGCCGATCCAG GGAAGTCCAGCTCCAAGCGGCGCTCCTCGGACATCATCAGCCTGCTGGTCAGCATCTACGGCAGCAAGGACCTGTTCATCAACGAGTACCGCTCGCTGCTGGCCGACCGCCTCCTCCACCAGTTCAGCTTTAGTCCTGAGCG GGAGATCCGCAACGTGGAGCTGCTGAAGCTGCGCTTTGGCGAGGCTCCCATGCACTTCTGCGAGGTCATGCTGAAG GACATGGCGGACTCCCGTCGCATCAATGCCAACATTCGTGAGGAGGACGAGAAGCGGCCCGTAGAGGAGCAGCCGCCTTTCGGGGTCTATGCCGTCATCCTGTCCGGCGAGTTTTGGCCTCCCTTCAAGGACGAGAAGCTGGAGGTCCCCGAGGACATTAGGGAGGCCCTAGAGGTCTACTGCAAGAAGTACGAGAAGCTGAAG GCCATGCGGACCCTCAGCTGGAAGCACACCCTGGGCCTGGTGACCATGGACGTGGAGCTGGCCGATCGTACCTTGTCTGTGGCAGTGACTCCCGTGCAGGCGGTGGTCTTGCTCTACTTCCAGGACCAAG CCAGCTGGACCCTGGAGGAGCTGAGCAAGGTGGTGAAGATGCCCGTGGCCCTGCTGCGGCGGCGCATGTCCGTGTGGCTGCAGCAGGGAGTGCTGCGGGAGGAGCCTGCCGGGACCTTCTCTGTGGTGGAGGAGGAGCGGCCCCAGGACCGGGACAGCATGGTGCTCCTCGACAGCGACGACGAGAGCGACTCCGGCATGGCCTCCCAGGCCgaccagaaggaggaggagctgctg CTTTTCTGGACGTACATCCAGGCCATGCTGACCAACCTGGAGAGCCTGTCGCTGGAGCGAATCTACAGCATGCTGCGCATGTTCGTGGTCACCGGCCCCGCGCTGGCCGAGATCGACCTGCAGGAGCTCCAGGGCTTCCTGCAGAAGAAGGTGAGGGACCAGCAGCTGGTCTACTCAGCCGGCGTCTACCGCCTGCCCAAGAGCTGCAGCTGA
- the SSNA1 gene encoding microtubule nucleation factor SSNA1, which translates to MTQQGAALQNYNNELVKCIEELCQKREELCRQIQQEEDEKQRLQSEVRQLTEKLARVNENLARKIASRNEFDRTIAETEAAYLKILESSQTLLSVLKREAGNLTKATASEHKSSGGRES; encoded by the exons ATGACCCAGCAGGGCGCGGCGCTGCAGAATTACAACAACGAGCTAGTCAAGT GCATCGAGGAGCTGTGTCAGAAGCGAGAGGAGTTGTGTCGGCAGATCCAGCAGGAGGAGGATGAGAAGCAGCGGCTGCAGAGCGAGGTGAGGCAGCTGACAGAGAAACTGGCCCGAGTCAACGAGAATCTGGCGCGCAAGATTGCTTCTCGCAACGAGTTTGACCGGACCATCGCAGAGACAGAGGCTGCCTACCTCAAG ATCCTGGAAAGCTCACAGACTCTGCTTAGTGTCCTGAAGAGGGAAGCCGGGAACTTGACCAAAGCCACAGCCTCGGAGCACAAGAgcagtggaggcagggagagctgA
- the TPRN gene encoding taperin — MAGLGRPGPGPRAAMPAWKREILERKRAKLAALSGGAGAGAEAGAAEPSGPAAERLVLAESLGPLRENPFMRLESERRRGARRGGGEGPAGARPVQQLLELYRRVPGVRTIRADNILIIESAPGFQPAGPGPDPGPDPSPGSAARIRAAEVLVYEAPPPPGRVSRLLQKFDAPAAPLRRGSPERGRPPPPHPQPAPGPAAPRVGDRAARFEPEGRATGPGTRRSDFLQKTGSNSFTVHPRGLHHSSGPRPLPNGPAAPESRAGAANGLAGSAPGPGEWKPKVESGEPPVHPPPSPGTPSATPAASLALPMTNSASATPSQRQWVSAATSANDSFEIRPASKPDMDRIPAGDLQARALASLRVNSRNSFVFIPKRKASGAPPPEGRQVGGLPEGEVGRASQCLELEAQLVPARDSVPAGGRSPLGADEGGCPRPATTLVNQAVRRQRLPSPPLCPLAAAEAKPAQGLGVSSLAKDGGEPGRPGLPVTFIDEVDSEDEVPQQAKLPCSGAGGPPWYHPHPTGPGHPSGLHHRGGNTFTVVPKRKPGSLQANGEPGPQEAEEEEEEEAGSLSETPAALGTSLKKRYPTVHEIEVIGGYLALEKSCLTKAGSSRKKMKISFNDKRLQTTFEYPPESSLVQEEPEAQEEEGEEEEEEEEESSSDGVVEKPFSLFLPRATFVNSVGPESPPLPDGSSGLSGYTPKHSVAFSKWQEQTLEQAPSEVEPTPKEVMLTPASQHDLSDFRSEPALYF, encoded by the exons ATGGCCGGCCTGGGGCGGCCGGGCCCGGGGCCCCGCGCCGCAATGCCCGCCTGGAAACGGGAGATCCTGGAGCGTAAGCGGGCCAAGCTGGCTGCCTTAagcgggggcgcgggggccggGGCCGAGGCGGGAGCGGCGGAGCCCTCGGGGCCGGCGGCCGAGCGGCTCGTGCTGGCCGAGAGCCTGGGCCCGCTGCGCGAGAACCCGTTCATGCGGCTCGAATCGGAGCGGCGGCGCGGGGCGCGGCGCGGCGGGGGCGAGGGGCCGGCGGGGGCGCGGCCGGTGCAGCAGCTGCTGGAGCTGTACCGCCGCGTGCCGGGCGTGCGCACCATCCGCGCCGACAACATCCTCATCATCGAGTCAGCTCCCGGCTTCCAGCCTGCGGGCCCTGGCCCGGACCCTGGTCCGGACCCTAGCCCCGGCTCGGCCGCCCGCATCCGCGCAGCCGAGGTGCTCGTGTATGAGGCGCCGCCGCCACCCGGCCGTGTCAGCCGTCTGCTCCAGAAGTTCGACGCTCCGGCCGCGCCGCTCCGCCGCGGGAGTCCGGAACGCGGCCGCCCCCCGCCGCCGCACCCACAGCCCGCtcccggccccgccgccccgcgcGTGGGCGACCGCGCCGCCCGCTTCGAGCCCGAGGGCCGCGCTACAGGACCCGGGACGCGGCGCAGCGATTTCCTGCAGAAGACCGGCAGCAACTCCTTCACCGTCCACCCTCGGGGCCTGCACCACAGCTCCGGCCCTCGCCCGCTCCCCAACGGGCCTGCGGCCCCCGAGTCCCGGGCGGGTGCTGCCAACGGCCTCGCGGGCTCTGCGCCTGGGCCGGGCGAGTGGAAGCCAAAGGTGGAGTCGGGGGAGCCCCCTGTCcacccgccccccagccccgggACCCCCAGTGCCACTCCAGCCGCGTCCCTGGCCTTGCCCATGACCAACTCTGCCAGTGCCACTCCCAGCCAGCGCCAGTGGGTCTCCGCGGCCACCAGCGCCAATGACTCCTTCGAGATACGGCCAGCCTCCAAGCCAGACATGGATCGAATCCCCGCTGGGGACCTCCAGGCCCGGGCCCTGGCCAGCCTCCGAGTGAACTCCCGAAACTCCTTCGTGTTCATCCCTAAGCGCAAGGCCTCTGGGGCCCCTCCTCCtgaagggaggcaggtggggggactGCCAGAGGGAGAGGTTGGCCGGGCCTCCCAATGCCTGGAGCTCGAAGCCCAGCTGGTGCCTGCAAGGGATAGCGTGCCTGCTGGAGGGAGGAGCCCCTTGGGGGCCGACGAGGGGGGGTGCCCCAGGCCAGCTACCACCCTTGTGAACCAGGCTGTTAGGCGGCAGaggctgccctccccacccctgtgtcCCTTAGCCGCTGCAGAAGCTAAGCCTGCCCAGGGCCTCGGGGTTTCCAGCTTGGCCAAggatggtggggagcctgggaggccAGGGTTGCCTGTCACCTTCATCGATGAGGTGGACTCGGAGGATGAGGTCCCTCAACAAGCCAAACTGCCCTGCTCGGGAGCCGGGGGGCCTCCTTGGTATCACCCGCACCCCACCGGGCCTGGGCACCCATCAGGGCTCCATCACCGAGGTGGCAACACCTTCACCGTGGTGCCCAAGAGGAAGCCGGGGTCCCTGCAGGCCAACGGGGAGCCCGGGCCACAGGaggccgaggaggaggaggaggaggaggcaggcagcTTGTCAGAGACCCCTGCTGCCCTGGGGACCTCACTGAAGAAGCGCTATCCCACCGTGCATGAGATTGAGGTGATCGGTGGCTACCTGGCCCTGGAGAAATCCTGTCTCACCAAGGCCGGCTCCTCCAGAAAGAAG ATGAAGATCTCCTTCAATGACAAGCGCCTGCAGACCACATTTGAGTACCCTCCCGAGAGCTCGCTAGTACAGGAGGAGCCTgaggcccaggaggaggagggggaggaggaagaggaggaggaggaggagtccaGCTCAGATGGGGTGGTGGAGAAGCCCTTCTCGCTGTTCCTGCCCCGAGCCACTTTTGTGAACAGCGTGGGGCCCGAGAGCCCTCCCCTGCCGGACGGCAGCTCAG GCCTGTCCGGCTACACTCCAAAACACTCTGTGGCCTTCAGTAAATGGCAGGAACAGACACTGGAGCAGGCTCCGAGTGAGGTGGAGCCCACACCCAAGGAGGTCATG cTCACCCCTGCCAGTCAGCACGACCTCTCAGACTTCCGAAGTGAGCCAGCCCTCTATTTCTGA
- the GRIN1 gene encoding glutamate receptor ionotropic, NMDA 1 isoform X10: MSIYSDKSIHLSFLRTVPPYSHQSSVWFEMMRVYSWNHIILLVSDDHEGRAAQKRLETLLEERESKSKKRNYENLDQLSYDNKRGPKAEKVLQFDPGTKNVTALLMEARELEARVIILSASEDDAATVYRAAAMLNMTGSGYVWLVGEREISGNALRYAPDGIIGLQLINGKNESAHISDAVGVVAQAVHELLEKENITDPPRGCVGNTNIWKTGPLFKRVLMSSKYADGVTGRVEFNEDGDRKFANYSIMNLQNRKLVQVGIYNGTHVIPNDRKIIWPGGETEKPRGYQMSTRLKIVTIHQEPFVYVKPTLSDGTCKEEFTVNGDPVKKVICTGPNDTSPGSPRHTVPQCCYGFCIDLLIKLARTMNFTYEVHLVADGKFGTQERVNNSNKKEWNGMMGELLSGQADMIVAPLTINNERAQYIEFSKPFKYQGLTILVKKEIPRSTLDSFMQPFQSTLWLLVGLSVHVVAVMLYLLDRFSPFGRFKVNSEEEEEDALTLSSAMWFSWGVLLNSGIGEGAPRSFSARILGMVWAGFAMIIVASYTANLAAFLVLDRPEERITGINDPRLRNPSDKFIYATVKQSSVDIYFRRQVELSTMYRHMEKHNYESAAEAIQAVRDNKLHAFIWDSAVLEFEASQKCDLVTTGELFFRSGFGIGMRKDSPWKQNVSLSILKSHENGFMEDLDKTWVRYQECDSRSNAPATLTFENMAGVFMLVAGGIVAGIFLIFIEIAYKRHKDARRKQMQLAFAAVNVWRKNLQDRKSGRAEPDPKKKATFRAITSTLASSFKRRRSSKDTSTGGGRGALQNQKDTVLPRRAIEREEGQLQMCARHRES, from the exons AGCATACACCTGAGCTTCCTTCGCACGGTGCCGCCCTACTCCCACCAGTCGAGCGTCTGGTTCGAGATGATGCGCGTCTACAGCTGGAACCACATCATCCTCCTGGTCAGCGACGACCACGAGGGCAGGGCCGCCCAGAAGCGCCTGGAGACGCTGCTGGAGGAGCGCGAGTCCAAG AGTAAAAAAAGGAACTATGAAAACCTCGACCAACTGTCCTATGACAACAAGCGTGGACCCAAG GCTGAGAAGGTGCTGCAGTTCGACCCGGGGACCAAGAACGTGACGGCGCTGCTGATGGAGGCACGGGAGCTGGAGGCCCGGGTCATCATCCTCTCTGCCAG CGAGGACGACGCCGCCACCGTGTACCGCGCAGCCGCGATGCTGAACATGACAGGCTCCGGGTATGTGTGGCTGGTGGGGGAGCGAGAGATCTCGGGGAACGCCCTGCGCTACGCCCCTGACG GCATCATCGGACTGCAGCTCATCAATGGCAAGAACGAGTCGGCCCACATCAGTGACGCCGTCGGTGTGGTGGCCCAGGCAGTGCACGAACTCCTGGAGAAGGAGAACATCACCGACCCGCCGCGGGGCTGCGTGGGCAACACCAACATCTGGAAGACAGGGCCGCTCTtcaagag GGTGCTGATGTCCTCCAAGTACGCAGACGGGGTGACGGGCCGTGTGGAGTTCAACGAGGACGGGGACCGGAAGTTCGCCAACTACAGCATCATGAACCTGCAGAACCGCAAGCTGGTGCAAGTGGGCATCTACAACGGCACCCAC GTTATCCCCAACGACAGGAAGATCATCTGGCCAggcggagagacagagaagccccGAGGGTACCAGATGTCCACCAGGCTGAAG attgTGACGATCCACCAGGAGCCTTTCGTGTACGTCAAGCCCACGCTGAGCGATGGCACATGCAAGGAGGAGTTCACGGTCAATGGGGACCCGGTGAAGAAGGTGATCTGCACAGGACCCAATGACACGTCACCGGGCAGCC CACGCCACACAGTGCCTCAGTGCTGCTATGGCTTCTGCATTGACCTGCTCATCAAGTTGGCGCGGACCATGAACTTCACTTATGAGGTGCACCTGGTGGCCGATGGCAAGTTTGGCACTCAAGAGCGG GTGAACAACAGCAATAAGAAGGAGTGGAACGGGATGATGGGCGAGTTGCTCAGCGGGCAGGCGGACATGATCGTGGCGCCCCTGACCATCAACAATGAGCGTGCACAGTACATCGAGTTCTCCAAGCCCTTCAAGTACCAGGGCCTGACCATTCTGGTCAAGAAG GAGATCCCCCGAAGCACGCTGGACTCGTTCATGCAGCCCTTCCAGAGCACACTGTGGCTGCTGGTGGGGCTCTCGGTGCACGTGGTGGCGGTGATGTTGTACCTGCTGGACCGCTTCAG CCCCTTCGGCCGGTTCAAGGTGAAcagtgaagaggaggaggaggacgcgCTGACCCTGTCTTCCGCCATGTGGTTCTCCTGGGGTGTCCTGCTCAACTCGGGTATCGGGGAAG GCGCCCCCCGAAGCTTCTCAGCGCGCATCCTGGGCATGGTGTGGGCCGGCTTCGCCATGATCATCGTGGCCTCCTACACCGCCAACCTGGCGGCCTTCCTGGTGCTGGACCGGCCCGAGGAGCGCATCACCGGCATCAACGACCCGCGG CTGAGGAATCCCTCGGACAAGTTCATCTACGCGACTGTGAAGCAGAGCTCGGTGGACATCTACTTCCGGCGGCAGGTGGAGCTGAGCACCATGTACCGACACATGGAGAAGCACAACTATGAGAGCGCGGCCGAGGCCATCCAAGCCGTGCGGGACAA CAAGCTTCATGCCTTCATCTGGGACTCCGCGGTGCTGGAGTTTGAAGCCTCGCAGAAGTGCGACCTAGTGACCACTGGCGAGCTGTTCTTCCGCTCAGGCTTCGGCATCGGCATGCGCAAGGACAGCCCCTGGAAGCAGAACGTCTCCCTGTCCATCCTCAA gtcccaCGAGAACGGCTTCATGGAAGACCTGGACAAGACGTGGGTGCGGTACCAGGAGTGTGACTCGCGCAGCAACGCCCCTGCTACCCTTACCTTCGAGAACATGGCAG GGGTCTTCATGCTGGTGGCTGGGGGCATTGTGGCCGGCATCTTCCTGATCTTCATTGAGATCGCCTACAAGCGACACAAGGACGCTCGTCGGAAGCAGATGCAGCTAGCCTTTGCCGCGGTGAACGTGTGGAGAAAGAACTTGCAG GATAGAAAGAGTGGTAGAGCAGAGCCCGACCCTAAAAAGAAAGCCACATTTAGGGCTATCACCTCCACCCTGGCTTCCAGCTTCAAGAGACGTAGGTCCTCCAAAGACACG AGCACCGGGGGTGGACGCGGCGCTTtgcaaaaccaaaaagacacagTGCTGCCGCGACGCGCTATTGAGAGGGAGGAGGGCCAGCTGCAGATGTGTGCCCGTCATAGGGAGAGCTGA
- the TMEM210 gene encoding transmembrane protein 210, translated as MAPCPQPDSGLAGGPLGLICLSLLLIPAAAGTYCECSLGLSREALIALLVVLAGVGASCFCALVIVAIGAMRAKKHEHASRRHMACRMVGHFGVQEDHTDLHTSHVESHLTDPDLEVSLMPPLEAHGLITIPMDPMAPTLTLEEPSPLTPPPE; from the exons aTGGCCCCCTGTCCCCAGCCTGACTCCGGCCTGGCTGGCGGCCCTCTCGGCCTGATATGTCTGTCCCTTTTGCTCATCCCTGCTGCAG CTGGAACGTACTGCGAGTGCAGCCTCGGCCTCAGCCGCGAGGCCCTCATTGCCCTGCTGGTGGTGCTGGCGGGCGTTGGTGCCAGCTGCTTCTGTGCCCTCGTCATCGTGGCAATTGGTGCCATGCGAGCCAAGAA ACATGAACATGCCTCCCGCAGACACATGGCCTGCAG GATGGTGGGGCACTTCGGGGTCCAGGAAGATCACACGGATCTGCACACATCGCATGTGGAGTCCCACCTCACGGACCCTGACCTGGAGGTCTCCCTGATGCCTCCCCTGGAGGCTCACGGCCTCATAACCATCCCCATGGACCCGATGGCCCCAACTCTGACTCTAGAGGAGCCGTCCCCTCTCACCCCCCCACCTGAGTAG